Within the Gadus chalcogrammus isolate NIFS_2021 chromosome 15, NIFS_Gcha_1.0, whole genome shotgun sequence genome, the region TACGAAAGTATAGAATAACGAGTATCATGTCTGAGGGAAGTGCCCTGATTTGATTAAATCTCTATTTAAACCCTTGGATTGGTTGTCATCCTTTCCCAATAAAACGGTTTATCTCTTCACTAGGCGAGGATTACATCAAGAGTCTGCTAGCCAACCCGGAGCTGGTGGATCGCCTGGCTCTGACCAATGACGAGACGGTAAACATTGGATGGAGTATTTTCTGGGAGAGCAATTTGTAGATGGGGTTTTAAAGGAACATCCAACAGCATTCGCATCTGTTTCCTCTTCTACCCCCAACCTCTGGCCTCCTGCTGCACTgcactccctgcctccctctgttTAGAAAGACATCAGTAGCAGCAAGGTGCTGTTCTCTGAGCACCTCCCTCTGTCCAGGATCCAGATGGGCATAAAGGGTGGTACCTTCCTCCAGGGCACCTTCAGGGCCAGCAGGGACAACTACCTAGAGGCCACGGTGTTCGtccagggagaaggagaggagacaactgaggtgtgtgacgtgtgtgacgtgtgtgtgtgtgtgtgtgtgtgtgtgtgtgtgtgtgtgtgtgtgtgtgtgtgtgtgtgtgtgtgtgtgtgtgtgtgtgtgtgtgtgtgtgtgtgtgtgtgtgtgtgtgtgtttcattcttTATTATTGATTGTATTCCCTGATTATTTGTCACAAGTTTTTTAATGGATTTTTGAAAGTGCTGAATAAGTGCATAATGCACAGTTTTGGGAAACATACATAGATCATAATTATGCACTTTCAGATATAGGTTCATCAAAGGACATGCCCAAATGGATCACCTCTCTTTTAATGATGCAGATGGCGATAGCGAAGTCTAATATGCAACCAAAGCATTAAAATGTACACTAACACCTGTGCTATGTGTGACTCTACTCAAATTCTACTCCTCCTGTTTACTCCCAGGTTATTCTGCAGGGCCTCCATAACCTGAACAGGGCCATTCATCAGGATGTGGTCGCCGTCCAGCTGTTGCCACGGGAAGAATGGGTGGCGCCCTCCTCAGTGGTCTTGCTTGACGAGAGGGAAGCGAAGGACGAAGAcgacacagaggaagaggagaaagagaaggctGTGAGAGGAGTTATTATTATCCTGTAGTTGAAGGTTTATTATTATGTCTGAGTTATAACTGCCGGTTTAAGATGCATGCAATAAATATTTGGTTGAAAAGGAGAACTTGTGGCCTTTTAAGGGGACAGATTGGCCATTTAAATCAAAGTGGAGGTGCCAGATTGTCTCTGCATCAACTGAGTAAATCTTTTTTCTTCTTGGCTCCTTGACTAGATGAAGATCATAGCGGACGATGCCGCCCGGAAGCCTACAGGGAAAGTTGTGGCAATCATCAAAAGAAACTGGAGGCCGTTTTGTGGCATGCTCAATAGCTCCCTTATCAAAGAGGTAAAGACACTGGACTTGCATTACTTCATACAAATGTTATTATTTGTGTTTAAAGGGATTTTTATTCCATCTGATGTACTTCTGAATTCAAGGACCGGCCAATGTTAAATCTATGTAGCTTgaggatttttaatttttttttatgtagctTGAgagaaaaaatactttttaagcTGAGTTGATAAAAAGATAGTGCCATCAATATTGATCCGTTCTCCTTTCTCCTGTTTTAGTCAACCCGACACCTGTTCACACCAGCTGACCGCCGCGTTCCTCGTATCCGCATTGAGACGCGCCAGGCCGCCGCCCTGCTCAGCCAGAGGATCATGGTTGCTATCGACGGCTGGCCCAGGCACTCCAGATACCCACATGTGAGTCACCACATCAATATTATAATGTGTAAATACCAAAcacatttgttaatgttttttcTTAATGATACAGTATATGAATGCAACTACAATCAACCATTTAAGCTTGGCTAAAGGATAATTTGATCCAAAGAGGAAATGTCCCAAACGGAGTCCAGAGTGGATGAATCTCCTGTTCACGTCCTCCCCTTTTCCCGCCACATCCTCCTGCCCCACCCACCAGGGTCACTTTGTACGCAGTCTGGGCGCCGCGGGCGACaaggagacggagacagaaGTGCTGCTGCTAGAGCATGACGTGCCTCATCAGGACTTCTCCCAGGCCGTGCTTAGCTTCCTGCCAAAGATGCCGTGGTCCATTACACCAGAGGTATCCACTTAGCAGACATATTAATCGCTCCTAGTAGAAGTGATGTGGGTTTTTCTCGCTTCAATTGAAATTGTGAATATTGactattgtgtttttttatatctttataaTGTATCATTAAAACAACGCTGGGTTGATCTGCAGGACATGGCCGTGAGAGAGGATTTGAGGGCTCTGACTGTATGCAGTGTTGATCCTCCTGGATGCACTGATATAGACGATGCACTCCACTGCAAAACGCTTGAGAATGGAAACTTTGaggtaacacacgcacacctgcaaaaaaaaatatatatataattttttaattatgttaaATAAATTAACATTCAAAACATGCCATGTTAACTAGCCTATTTGCTGTCCGTAGGTGGGTGTTCACATTGCAGATGTCAGTCACTTCATCAGACCAGGGAATGCTCTAGACCTGGAGGCGGCAAACCGTGGGACCACGGTCTACCTGTGTGGCAGGGTGAGGAGAAACGCATCTTAGGGTGTAATCGTTAGTGGGGACCAAGTATTCATATTGATTCCTCACAGTTTTCCTACTAGGTTTCTAAGAAATCCTGCTGTTTGGTTGTGGTTGGGGTATCGTTTTGGAAAATGGCAGCAGACGTTGCAATGTcagatttaaatatttattgatTTGCATGTTTCAAATTGACCTGGATAAACTAGATGTGTTTTCAGGATTCAGATAAAGGCTAACACACTCATGTAAAGGCTAAAAAAACCTTAATTGCAGTTTAAAGAATGATAATTAAATGGCGAAAAAAGAGATTCTATAAAAGGGCTTCACAAAGCTTTCAtgatttgcttttgttttttcagaGGATAGACATGGTCCCAGAACTGCTCAGCTCCAACCTCTGTTCACTACGCTCCAATGTAGAGAGGTGAGACCATGCTAGTCAAAACAAAATTGACTGGCACAATGACAAGTCATTTTTTTCACATGCACAATGTGAGAAACATCTGATTTGTTTTTGATTCCTACCGGTAAATTACTTAatattgtattgttgctgctatgtgtgtTAAGGTACCAAGTATAAGAATTTTACTGATGTGTACTTGTAGTACAAGTAATTTGGATTCTGATTCTGTTTCTCCACACCAGGCTTGCTTTCTCCTCTATATGGGAGATGGACGACAAGGCAAACATCGTAAAGACCAGATTCACAAAAAGTGTCATTAACTCAAAGGTAGAGagcaacacacacccaaacggCCCCTTTTAATTACCTTTTTAAACACCCTAAAGCCTAGCAACAGATCTTTTACCACTTAAACAAGATACAGGTCTCCTATTAAGGGGCTTTATAGTCTCTTGTCTTGGCATTTGTGTAACAAACAATTCTTCCTCATTTAAATTTTCTCCGCTCTTTGGTGTTGTTCGCGGTGCTTCTGATTTGGCACAGGCGTCTCTGACCTACGCCGAGGCCCAGCTGAGGATCGATGACACCAACATGAATGATGACATCACCAACAGCCTGCGAGGGCTCAACAAGCTCGCCAAGATCCTCAAGAGGCGGAGGATCGAGAAGGGGTGAGCAGACGCTgccatacaaataaacaactgaCTATATCCCTGTCACCAGAAAGCATTATTGGCTTAGAGTATTGGCTTAGCATTGTATTTTCCTTATTGATGGATCGATTTTAATTGTGTGGTAAATTGTTTTCACTAGCATCATTTGCTGaaacatttttatatatatttttttagactTTTGTTgtgaattgtgtttttttcatgtagGGATATTTGGGTCCTTGAGATCTTCTCAAGGACTAGCATCATTTGCTGaaacatttttatatatatatttttagactTTTGTTTTGAATTGGGTTTTTTCTCAATTAACTTTTGTAAAATTATTACACAAAAGCATTCcgttaacaaaataaataaaatctgcTGATAATCCGTATGGATCTACTCTTCGAAGGGTAAGTCCTAGATGTGGTCTTCTGGAATGTGACTCACgttgtgttttattgatttCTAGTGCGTTGACACTATCTTCGCTCGAGGTGCGTTTCCACATAGACAGTGAAACCCACGACCCCATTGACCTCCAGACCAAAGAGTTGATGTAAGTGGAACAAACCAGTGTCTCTATCACATTGAAACAATTGATTTACTGTAGTGGGAAATTATTCTCTTTTTGTCTATTCCCAAATGTGATCTGCTTGattatcaaaacaaaaaaaatgaagacaTTCACTCTTTCTACTACGAATGAAGTTAATGCCCGGAACACAAGATCATGTTGTTGTTCCCTCTGCGCTCAGGGAGACCAACTCCATGGTGGAGGAGTTCATGTTGCTCGCCAACATCTCCGTGGCCCAGAAGATCTACGACGAGTTCTCGGAGTGTGCCCTGCTCAGGAAGCACCCGGCCCCGCCTCCCTCCAACTATGACATCCTCAACAAAGCGGCCCAGTCCAAGGTGACATTCATCACCAACTCTGATCTCGGCAGCCGTGCTTAATAGTGCAATTCATTTGGATTCTTCTGAACTTGCCCTACATTTCAGCTAACGTACTCTGAACTTTACTCTGCCTGAAGGATACATTGTCATACGTTGACCTCTACAGAGTAGATGATGTTCAAAATACTGTGTTTTACTTGTGATTCAAATAATGCATCTGTCACTTaacactcatatatatatatatttcatatcaTATCAATTTAATTGAGGGAGAACGAAATAAATGAATGTAGTATGTCCTCTTCATGCTTCAGAGATGCTTCTAACTTTTAGGTAAATCGATAAAGCCTCTACAGTTTCCTTGTACTGAATTGATGATGTAGGCAAGACTAATAACAATGTATTTTAAGCCCCTAGTTGACAGCGGTGAAAGGATGATTCGCCCACAACGAGGATCCATGAAAATATTCTGCTTTGTCGACAATACCACAACAAAGAGCGTGTCCGACTGTAATAAATGTCTAGTTTGGGATTCCAGCCTTGGGAGATGATGTGATGGGAAAATCCATTTCTACCGAAAATAATTTTGTCCTCTGTACAATAATGTCTCTTCTCATCAGCCTGGGCATTAACGCGGGTCTCCCATGGTTTCCGTTGGTTGCAGGGTCTGGCCATCCACACAGACTCGGCCAAGGCCCTGGCAGACTCTCTAGACATGGCCAAGGTGGACGGCTTCCCCTACTTCAACACTCTGCTGCGCATCCTGGCCACGCGGTGCATGATGCAGGCCGTGTACTTCTGCTCCGGCATGGACAGCAACTTCCACCACTACGGCCTGGCCTCGCCCATCTACACGCACTTCACGTCGCCCATCAGGAGGTGGGTGTCATGCACACACGTGGGATGAAAAGtcacatacataaatacctGCAAGTTATGTAGTAGGTTTAATAATTTGTGTATGATGCCTTCTTATGGAGTCTGACCAACCACCAATGATTCATTATGTTATCATGCACATTCATTATGTTATTTGGCAACCTTGTCTAAAGGCTAAGCAAAAAAAAGGGATCTGTTATCAGCTGGCTTTGAAATAAGTCAACAGAATTAGCATTGctgttttttcttattcaatCGTTCTCTCGCACTCTTCATCCAACATATAATACCCTTAATGTATTGTAACATATGACCCCAAGGGTTTCGTTCGACCCAGGCTAATCCTCTGTTCTTCTTCTGCAGATACTCTGACATCATGGTGCATCGCCTGCTGGCCGTGTCCATCGGGGCAGACTGCACCTACCCTGACCTGACGGACAAACACAAGCAGTCGGCCCTCTGCAACAACCTCAACTACAGACACAAGATGTCTCAGTATGCACAAAGGGCGTCCGTGGCCTTCCACACGCAGGTGAGCAGTGCACCCACATTAAGTAACTAATCCCCTGTGCACTGATGACAAATTATTTCCATGATGTGCAAACAACTACCCGA harbors:
- the dis3 gene encoding exosome complex exonuclease RRP44 translates to MLKSKTFVKKTRSGGVMKIVREHYLRDDIWCGSEICTECKQESTVLQKDSCIESDLCSSPHYLVPDTNVVLHQIDVLEDPLIRNVIILQTVLQEVRHRSAPVYKRLKDIIHEKEKHFYTFTNEHHRDTFIEREPGESANDRNDRAIRVAVKWYSHHLDTAESDGLKVVLITNDQGNKEKAEESGLLVYKCEDYIKSLLANPELVDRLALTNDETKDISSSKVLFSEHLPLSRIQMGIKGGTFLQGTFRASRDNYLEATVFVQGEGEETTEVILQGLHNLNRAIHQDVVAVQLLPREEWVAPSSVVLLDEREAKDEDDTEEEEKEKAMKIIADDAARKPTGKVVAIIKRNWRPFCGMLNSSLIKESTRHLFTPADRRVPRIRIETRQAAALLSQRIMVAIDGWPRHSRYPHGHFVRSLGAAGDKETETEVLLLEHDVPHQDFSQAVLSFLPKMPWSITPEDMAVREDLRALTVCSVDPPGCTDIDDALHCKTLENGNFEVGVHIADVSHFIRPGNALDLEAANRGTTVYLCGRRIDMVPELLSSNLCSLRSNVERLAFSSIWEMDDKANIVKTRFTKSVINSKASLTYAEAQLRIDDTNMNDDITNSLRGLNKLAKILKRRRIEKGALTLSSLEVRFHIDSETHDPIDLQTKELMETNSMVEEFMLLANISVAQKIYDEFSECALLRKHPAPPPSNYDILNKAAQSKGLAIHTDSAKALADSLDMAKVDGFPYFNTLLRILATRCMMQAVYFCSGMDSNFHHYGLASPIYTHFTSPIRRYSDIMVHRLLAVSIGADCTYPDLTDKHKQSALCNNLNYRHKMSQYAQRASVAFHTQLFFKSRGIVNEEGFILFVRKNAIIVLIPKFGLEGTVFFDNKDKTGPKLVFDEEGPSLMVEQHTFKIFDKVKVTISLDDSNVQHQKIRMSLVEPEIPGVSVPVPEVGPMAKKPKLDV